One stretch of Miscanthus floridulus cultivar M001 chromosome 18, ASM1932011v1, whole genome shotgun sequence DNA includes these proteins:
- the LOC136524054 gene encoding putative RING-H2 finger protein ATL69, translating into MPGASASTTAQYAGIGVFVAIVLYVLLDFTRRCFNSVFLTRRHDANADAVAAGTGAGDAVAGPARPRLVQALGLRPDDVAVLPTFTYRAAASPDSRRDAKGAASAVAAADCCSVCLDELREGALVRMLPSCKHYFHAECVDVWLLSHATCPVCRGSPGPEKVRLGVASLSPPLPQLRRFGALSVPVSPEGGETSGSGAKHTVSSRSPSPVRSPTMHFELMVANLAMSPSLTRSRTPDSRMCRTRTPSPATLESHDVGV; encoded by the coding sequence ATGCCCGGCGCCTCGGCGTCCACGACGGCGCAATACGCGGGCATAGGCGTCTTCGTCGCCATCGTCCTTTACGTCCTCCTCGACTTCACCCGCCGCTGTTTCAACTCGGTCTTCCTGACGCGCCGGCACGACGCCAACGCTGATGCTGTCGCGGCAGGCACTGGCGCCGGAGATGCTGTCGCCGGGCCCGCGCGGCCGCGCCTGGTGCAGGCGCTCGGTCTCCGCCCCGACGACGTCGCCGTGCTGCCGACGTTCACGTACCGCGCAGCGGCGTCGCCGGACAGCCGTCGCGATGCGAAGGGCGCCGCCtcggccgtggcggcggcggacTGCTGCTCGGTCTGCCTCGACGAGCTCCGCGAGGGCGCGCTGGTGCGCATGCTGCCGTCGTGCAAGCACTACTTCCACGCGGAGTGCGTCGACGTGTGGCTGCTGTCGCACGCCACGTGCCCGGTGTGCCGGGGGAGCCCAGGCCCGGAGAAAGTCCGCCTGGGCGTGGCGTCGCTGTCGCCACCGCTCCCGCAGCTGCGCCGATTCGGGGCGTTGTCGGTGCCGGTGTCGCCCGAGGGAGGCGAGACGTCGGGATCGGGGGCCAAGCACACCGTCTCATCCAGGTCACCGTCTCCAGTCAGGTCCCCCACCATGCATTTTGAACTTATGGTTGCTAATTTGGCAATGTCACCATCGCTGACTCGGTCAAGAACGCCGGACAGCCGAATGTGCAGGACAAGAACACCTTCTCCGGCAACGTTGGAGTCGCACGACGTCGGAGTGTAG